The following proteins come from a genomic window of Myroides odoratus DSM 2801:
- a CDS encoding BCCT family transporter: MFKKLLDKRQLVINPPVFTTSIFLIILLIAVCLLFPSKVGDWFHVGQLAVTENFGWFFILTVNIILIFALFLAFGKYGNIRLGGDDAEPEFSKPSWFAMLFSTGMGIGIMFFSIGEPVSHFFNPPRPTDSDIDSAIQAMEFTSLHWGLHAWAIYAIVGLALAFFSFNKKLPMTFRSLLYPFLKEKIHGWWGHTIDILSTLATVFGLSTSLGLGVTQITAGLEYLYGWEISPLMQAGIIIGVISIATISVFSGLDKGVKLLSNVNMYMASGFMILIFVLGPTLFILKGYVQNTGSYLANFIDISTWNDTYKGSGWQNVWTIFYWAWWIAWSPFVGSFIARISKGRTIKEFVLGVLIVPGLITLLWMNVFGGSALHTILEGDMTMVLAVKEDISTALFVFLENFPFTNFLSIVAIILIFSFFITSSDSGSLVIDNITSGSEGDSPVWQRVFWSFLQGFIAIVLLWGGGLDALQTAVIITGLPFAVILLLMCYSLQKGLQDELNKKAKQLKSKQEKSYKDIISDLIEEQQK; encoded by the coding sequence GTTTAAAAAATTACTAGACAAAAGACAACTGGTGATTAATCCACCTGTTTTTACCACCTCCATTTTTCTAATCATTTTACTTATTGCCGTCTGTCTCCTCTTCCCTAGCAAAGTAGGTGATTGGTTTCACGTAGGACAATTAGCAGTAACAGAAAATTTTGGTTGGTTCTTCATTCTTACCGTCAATATCATCCTCATTTTTGCCCTCTTTTTAGCCTTTGGTAAATATGGAAATATCCGTTTAGGGGGTGATGATGCAGAACCTGAATTCTCCAAACCTTCTTGGTTTGCTATGCTTTTTAGTACAGGAATGGGAATCGGAATCATGTTCTTTAGTATTGGAGAGCCTGTATCCCACTTCTTTAATCCTCCTCGACCTACGGATAGCGATATTGATTCGGCTATTCAGGCGATGGAATTTACTAGTTTACACTGGGGATTACACGCTTGGGCTATTTATGCCATCGTTGGACTGGCGCTAGCCTTTTTCAGCTTCAATAAAAAATTACCCATGACCTTCCGTTCTTTACTATATCCTTTTTTAAAGGAAAAGATTCACGGTTGGTGGGGACATACGATTGATATTTTATCCACCTTAGCTACCGTATTTGGTTTGTCTACTTCGTTGGGATTGGGGGTAACTCAAATCACAGCGGGACTGGAATACCTGTACGGCTGGGAGATTTCTCCCTTAATGCAGGCAGGAATTATTATTGGTGTAATTAGTATTGCAACCATCTCTGTTTTCTCCGGATTGGATAAGGGAGTCAAACTATTGAGTAATGTCAATATGTATATGGCTTCTGGTTTTATGATTCTGATTTTCGTTTTAGGGCCTACTTTATTTATCCTCAAAGGCTATGTGCAAAACACCGGTTCTTACTTGGCAAATTTCATTGATATTAGTACGTGGAATGATACCTACAAGGGTTCGGGTTGGCAAAATGTTTGGACGATATTCTACTGGGCTTGGTGGATCGCTTGGTCTCCTTTTGTGGGTAGCTTTATTGCCCGAATTTCAAAAGGACGAACAATTAAAGAATTCGTATTAGGGGTTTTAATCGTACCGGGCTTGATTACCTTACTTTGGATGAATGTTTTTGGCGGAAGTGCCTTACACACCATTCTAGAGGGGGATATGACAATGGTACTTGCTGTGAAAGAAGATATTTCAACGGCGCTCTTCGTTTTCTTGGAAAACTTTCCGTTCACGAACTTCCTGTCTATTGTAGCCATTATTCTTATTTTTTCGTTCTTTATTACGTCTTCGGATTCGGGATCTCTTGTCATCGATAATATTACATCTGGTAGTGAAGGAGATTCGCCCGTTTGGCAACGTGTATTCTGGTCCTTTTTACAAGGGTTTATTGCCATTGTCTTGTTGTGGGGCGGTGGTTTAGATGCCTTGCAAACCGCTGTAATTATAACCGGACTTCCGTTTGCAGTTATCCTGCTCTTGATGTGTTACAGCTTGCAAAAAGGGTTACAAGATGAGCTGAATAAAAAAGCCAAACAATTGAAGTCGAAACAAGAAAAGAGTTACAAGGATATTATCTCTGATTTAATCGAAGAACAGCAAAAATAA